Proteins encoded within one genomic window of Brassica rapa cultivar Chiifu-401-42 chromosome A09, CAAS_Brap_v3.01, whole genome shotgun sequence:
- the LOC103839654 gene encoding uncharacterized protein LOC103839654 — protein sequence MSEEYEESDIIFSEQATIQECNQKTRFSNIRNDEKGTRQRVAAEKTSPMSIPVNNFGRTEWETTEEEEEDKTPPHVIVERRLKEQIAFSVCALKGRDLNRHRNSVLRMTGFLEA from the coding sequence ATGTCGGAAGAATATGAAGAATCAGACATTATATTTTCCGAGCAAGCCACGATCCAAGAGTGTAACCAGAAAACTAGATTCTCTAACATCAGAAACGACGAGAAGGGCACAAGGCAGCGTGTGGCTGCGGAGAAAACATCTCCCATGAGTATTCCGGTGAATAATTTTGGGCGTACGGAATGGGAAacgacggaggaggaggaggaggataagACTCCTCCACATGTGATAGTCGAAAGAAGGTTGAAAGAGCAAATAGCGTTTTCCGTTTGTGCCCTTAAAGGAAGAGACCTGAATCGTCACCGCAACTCCGTTCTTAGGATGACCGGCTTCTTAGAGGCTTGA